The following are encoded in a window of Fischerella sp. PCC 9605 genomic DNA:
- a CDS encoding WecB/TagA/CpsF family glycosyltransferase codes for MKRSPYKFLGVQVDALSIPELNALIAESIERNEKWIVANHNLHSLYIYHHDPKMRAFFAKADYAHIDGMPLVFLGKLLGFPLQREQRVTYADWVWPLMAEAAEKGWRVFYLGSKPGVAERGASILRDKFADIQIATAHGYINTQKDSQENLATLAAIKAYQPHVLMVGMGMPRQEYWILDNLEHIHANAILTSGACIDYVAGAIPTPPRWMGKMGLEWLYRLLSEPKRLWRRYLVEPWFVARLLLREILNAQ; via the coding sequence ATGAAGCGATCGCCCTACAAATTTCTGGGTGTACAAGTAGATGCACTTTCCATTCCTGAACTCAATGCGTTGATTGCAGAATCTATAGAGCGAAATGAAAAATGGATCGTTGCCAATCACAACCTACATAGCCTTTATATTTACCATCACGACCCAAAAATGCGTGCCTTTTTTGCGAAAGCAGACTACGCCCATATAGACGGTATGCCTTTGGTTTTCCTAGGAAAGCTGTTAGGTTTTCCACTCCAGCGAGAGCAAAGAGTTACCTATGCTGATTGGGTATGGCCCCTGATGGCGGAAGCAGCTGAAAAAGGTTGGCGTGTATTCTATCTAGGCTCTAAGCCAGGAGTTGCAGAACGCGGAGCTAGTATTTTACGAGACAAGTTTGCTGATATACAGATTGCTACAGCTCACGGCTACATCAATACTCAAAAAGATAGCCAAGAAAACCTTGCTACCCTGGCAGCAATTAAGGCTTATCAACCCCATGTATTAATGGTAGGAATGGGTATGCCACGCCAAGAATACTGGATATTAGATAACCTAGAGCATATCCATGCAAATGCTATTTTGACTAGTGGAGCCTGCATAGACTATGTAGCAGGAGCCATTCCTACCCCACCTCGCTGGATGGGAAAGATGGGCTTGGAGTGGTTGTATCGTCTATTGAGTGAGCCGAAAAGACTCTGGAGGCGTTACCTAGTAGAACCTTGGTTTGTAGCTAGACTATTGTTACGGGAAATTCTCAATGCCCAATAA
- a CDS encoding FkbM family methyltransferase: protein MIEQFQLFSYLLLRAIFRAFGYLYPFYSGGGKFTQLSLFTYASPHQPCQVNLKNGRKLWLNPAEYFGRTVYYFLDYDRKITFFCRKLLEKGDILLDIGANIGVISLNCADILQAGGQIHLFEPNPELIEYLQKTIATNEIDNLILHPYGLSDQDGIAELHIDDGNISRASISRIIPGEKICIEIKDSAQVFTQILKNSDAPYLIKIDVEGYEPVILNRVKDILGSRKPKAIIFEFNEDVKNSEEASIFHLLKQMDMVIYFIRRGALIRPSLELLPEKFDIPPSTDYIAIDQSNINWLSKRVKIKC from the coding sequence ATGATCGAGCAATTTCAGCTTTTTTCGTACCTATTGTTACGAGCAATTTTTCGTGCTTTTGGTTATCTTTATCCTTTCTATTCTGGTGGAGGAAAGTTTACTCAACTTTCATTATTTACATATGCTTCACCGCATCAACCATGTCAAGTGAATTTGAAAAATGGAAGAAAATTATGGCTGAATCCAGCAGAATATTTTGGTAGAACAGTTTACTATTTTCTGGATTATGACCGTAAAATAACTTTCTTTTGCCGAAAGTTACTTGAGAAGGGAGATATATTATTAGATATAGGTGCAAATATCGGTGTAATATCCTTAAACTGTGCAGATATTTTGCAAGCAGGAGGTCAGATCCACTTATTTGAACCAAATCCGGAACTGATTGAATATCTGCAAAAAACCATAGCAACTAATGAAATAGATAATCTCATTCTTCATCCTTATGGATTATCAGATCAAGATGGAATCGCTGAACTCCATATTGACGATGGGAATATTTCTCGTGCCTCAATATCCAGAATTATTCCGGGCGAAAAAATTTGTATAGAAATCAAAGATTCAGCACAAGTTTTTACCCAGATATTGAAAAATAGTGATGCGCCCTATTTAATAAAAATAGATGTTGAAGGGTATGAACCTGTTATTTTGAATAGAGTCAAAGACATTCTCGGATCAAGAAAACCTAAAGCAATTATTTTTGAATTCAATGAAGATGTTAAAAATAGTGAAGAAGCCTCCATTTTTCATCTCCTCAAACAGATGGATATGGTCATTTATTTTATTCGCCGTGGGGCACTAATTAGACCTTCATTAGAACTTCTTCCTGAAAAATTTGATATACCTCCTAGCACTGACTACATAGCGATTGACCAATCCAATATAAATTGGTTGAGCAAAAGAGTCAAAATCAAATGTTAA
- a CDS encoding glycosyltransferase family 4 protein encodes MVKTVANVIVTHHWADPRDPITWSGTPSNIIRRLEKLGVNIISISTGFNKYQKKFLELIHRMDGLGTDYFGGPVFRKKSCEILQRKVRHLECNKILHMGQFNLPVSGFPGFEHYLLMDATSYTWHQYETKLSTRNTDKGRKVHEQLDIHAFNHVKHFFSFSEYVKDSLINHYNINPDRITVVGSGIGNLQPFYGEKDYSNGQILFVASNRFEDKGGLLLLEGFKLAQKKNPEIKLVIVGQENKKYLNGSIPNLTVYGEIRGKQLQDLFNQAALFAMPSLNEPWGFVYLEALACKTPVLGLNRNALPEITQNGRYGFLVDEPTPTAIADAICHAFSHPDKLRTMGKEGQKHCLEKFSWEKTTIKIADMMLGIP; translated from the coding sequence ATGGTTAAGACTGTAGCGAATGTTATTGTAACTCATCATTGGGCCGACCCAAGAGATCCAATAACGTGGTCGGGAACCCCAAGCAATATAATTAGACGCCTTGAGAAATTAGGAGTGAATATTATTAGTATTTCTACAGGGTTTAATAAATATCAAAAAAAATTTCTTGAGTTGATCCACCGAATGGATGGTTTGGGTACTGATTACTTTGGAGGACCAGTATTTCGTAAAAAAAGTTGTGAAATCCTTCAAAGAAAAGTAAGGCATCTGGAGTGCAATAAAATTCTTCATATGGGACAGTTCAACCTTCCTGTGTCAGGATTTCCAGGATTTGAACATTATCTACTTATGGACGCTACTTCTTATACATGGCATCAATACGAGACAAAACTTTCTACTCGGAATACTGACAAAGGCCGTAAGGTTCATGAGCAACTTGACATTCACGCTTTTAATCATGTCAAGCACTTCTTTTCCTTTTCGGAATATGTTAAAGATTCTTTGATCAATCACTACAATATAAATCCCGATCGCATTACAGTCGTTGGATCTGGTATAGGAAATCTACAACCATTTTACGGAGAGAAAGACTACAGCAATGGTCAAATTCTCTTCGTTGCTTCTAATCGGTTTGAAGATAAGGGTGGACTGCTATTACTTGAAGGATTCAAACTTGCACAAAAGAAAAATCCTGAAATCAAACTAGTCATTGTAGGTCAGGAAAATAAGAAGTATTTGAATGGCTCAATTCCTAATCTGACAGTATATGGAGAGATTAGAGGAAAACAACTACAGGATTTGTTCAACCAAGCAGCTTTATTTGCTATGCCATCTCTCAATGAGCCTTGGGGATTTGTTTATCTAGAAGCTTTAGCTTGTAAAACTCCTGTTCTTGGTCTCAATAGAAATGCTTTGCCTGAAATAACTCAAAATGGCCGCTACGGCTTCTTAGTTGATGAACCAACACCTACAGCAATTGCAGATGCAATTTGTCATGCTTTCTCTCATCCTGATAAATTGAGGACTATGGGAAAGGAAGGTCAGAAGCATTGTCTAGAAAAATTTTCTTGGGAAAAAACTACCATCAAAATTGCTGATATGATGCTGGGAATTCCTTAA
- a CDS encoding sugar transferase, which produces MDSKFVSIANFKPDLRSAKSTRIQRGLAIRLFRIATLICLDAFALTLAWSLGVFYGTPLESPWTNQKSFLILTLALEIGIIATKGLYKAGIHRRNYIGLLKTISLSKVFLLFIAFLYEPNHYVSRSTYLIFWFLSVTFICSERYLFDVITKLLRKKGAIRHPIFLITEAEEKENHTHIIERESCYTIQGIADSSCLDLLKREATFEYLRRQGIVEAFVSWSAIKNRLYVCWHFHTAGITLRILPTKSEFRHPKSIFWMIGEVPCMTIPAPIITGSDFWVKRCFDLCCSVILLSILSPVYLLIALLIKLDSPGPVFFRQERIGLHCRRFKIWKFRTMVANAEKLQASLEAKNEIKDGVLFKMKDDPRVTRVGKLLRRYSLDELPQLFNVFLGEMSLVGPRPLPVRDVEKFKTKHFIRQEVLPGITGLWQVSGRSDIENFEDAVKLDINYIENWSLCLDLNILLKTVKVVLQKTGAY; this is translated from the coding sequence ATGGATTCTAAATTTGTATCCATAGCCAATTTCAAACCTGATTTGAGGTCAGCGAAAAGCACAAGAATACAAAGAGGATTAGCTATCAGGTTATTTCGGATAGCAACACTGATCTGTTTAGATGCATTTGCACTGACATTAGCATGGAGTCTAGGAGTATTTTATGGGACTCCATTAGAATCACCCTGGACAAACCAAAAATCTTTTTTAATACTTACTCTCGCTTTGGAAATAGGTATTATTGCTACAAAGGGTCTCTACAAAGCAGGCATTCATCGGCGCAACTATATTGGTCTGCTTAAAACAATCTCACTATCAAAGGTATTTTTGTTATTTATCGCTTTCCTTTACGAACCCAATCACTATGTTTCTCGCTCAACTTATCTAATTTTTTGGTTTTTGTCTGTAACTTTTATCTGTAGCGAACGTTATCTATTTGATGTTATTACCAAACTGCTGCGTAAAAAGGGGGCAATTCGTCATCCCATTTTTTTGATAACTGAAGCAGAAGAAAAAGAAAATCACACCCACATAATAGAACGAGAAAGTTGTTACACCATACAAGGAATAGCCGACTCTAGTTGCCTAGATCTCCTTAAACGTGAGGCCACTTTTGAATACCTTCGCCGGCAGGGAATCGTAGAAGCTTTTGTTTCTTGGAGCGCTATTAAGAATCGTCTGTATGTTTGCTGGCATTTCCATACTGCTGGTATTACTCTGCGAATTTTGCCAACCAAAAGTGAATTTCGTCACCCAAAATCTATATTTTGGATGATTGGTGAAGTTCCCTGCATGACAATTCCAGCACCAATTATCACTGGAAGTGATTTTTGGGTGAAACGGTGTTTTGACCTTTGTTGTTCTGTAATTTTGCTATCTATACTTTCTCCTGTTTATTTGTTGATTGCTTTGCTAATTAAATTAGATTCTCCTGGGCCTGTCTTCTTCAGACAAGAACGAATCGGTTTACATTGTCGGAGGTTCAAGATTTGGAAATTCCGGACAATGGTTGCAAATGCAGAAAAGTTGCAAGCTTCCCTAGAAGCAAAGAATGAGATTAAGGACGGCGTCCTCTTTAAAATGAAGGATGACCCCCGCGTAACCCGAGTTGGCAAATTATTGCGTCGCTATAGTCTGGATGAATTACCACAACTGTTTAATGTTTTTCTTGGAGAGATGAGCCTTGTTGGTCCGCGTCCTCTACCTGTTAGGGATGTAGAGAAGTTCAAAACAAAACATTTCATCCGACAAGAAGTTCTTCCTGGTATTACTGGTTTGTGGCAGGTTTCTGGTCGTTCAGATATTGAAAACTTTGAAGATGCTGTCAAATTAGATATTAATTACATTGAGAATTGGTCACTCTGCTTAGATTTAAATATCCTACTCAAAACTGTGAAGGTTGTTCTGCAAAAGACTGGTGCTTACTAA
- a CDS encoding glycosyltransferase family 2 protein, with protein sequence MDCFKLAVLITCYNRRDKTLTCLQALYQQHVNFDVYLVDDGCSDGTSDAVKQNYPAVKIIKGNGNLFWVGGMRLAFAAALQKGYDYYLWLNDDTLIDPNALTELLNHHCHLTQQGHPDSIIVGSTRDPLTGKPTYGGAMRSKRWYSNKYEFVESTQQFQECDTMYGNCVLIPRSVAEKVGNLDAAFIHTLGDLDYGLRARKLGCSVWIAPGYIGTCSKNSVRGSWVDTKLPIHERLRKLLQPKGYPIKAWTVFTKRHSGPFWFIYWFLPYLRAVIGYRDLSASPAFCEEIKQQTSKP encoded by the coding sequence ATGGATTGTTTCAAGTTAGCAGTGCTAATTACCTGTTACAACCGACGCGATAAAACCTTGACATGTTTACAAGCGCTTTATCAACAGCATGTCAATTTTGATGTCTATCTGGTGGATGATGGTTGCTCTGATGGCACATCGGATGCAGTCAAGCAAAATTATCCAGCAGTGAAAATTATTAAGGGTAATGGAAACCTCTTCTGGGTAGGAGGAATGCGGTTAGCATTTGCCGCAGCTCTTCAAAAGGGTTACGACTACTATCTTTGGCTGAATGACGACACTCTAATTGATCCGAATGCACTTACCGAACTACTAAATCACCATTGTCACCTTACACAACAAGGTCATCCTGATTCCATAATTGTTGGTTCAACTCGAGATCCATTGACAGGCAAACCAACTTATGGCGGTGCTATGCGCTCAAAGCGCTGGTACTCAAATAAGTATGAGTTTGTAGAGTCAACTCAGCAATTTCAAGAGTGCGATACGATGTATGGCAATTGCGTACTCATTCCCCGTTCCGTTGCAGAGAAAGTAGGTAATTTAGATGCTGCTTTCATCCATACATTAGGAGATTTAGATTATGGACTGAGAGCGCGGAAACTGGGGTGTTCTGTATGGATAGCACCTGGTTATATAGGTACTTGCTCTAAAAACTCTGTTCGCGGTAGTTGGGTAGATACGAAGCTTCCTATTCATGAGCGCTTAAGGAAACTGCTTCAACCCAAAGGTTATCCAATCAAAGCATGGACTGTTTTTACCAAGCGCCATTCTGGCCCATTCTGGTTCATTTATTGGTTCTTGCCATATCTACGTGCAGTAATTGGTTACAGAGATTTGAGCGCGTCCCCTGCTTTTTGCGAGGAAATAAAACAACAAACTTCAAAGCCATAA
- a CDS encoding glycosyltransferase translates to MSKRLLIVSTLDSSQPFGSFARPFYLGQYLVKYFEVCQVGLDCSAVNYTPSVSIGSRSLLAYIKVLQKYVDEFHPDVVYAQETLPGLASVIALTLRKQKNCSVVLDFHTFSANEYWSRLSSVANPLKEFLLFIKTYIAQGVLVLSGNPIIAAGESTPRLISQWYGRKPNKIYCIGNGVAEDLLNEQFTPTTDPYLELRPAKIVVVVAPKTFQFPSNDMSVLMAIEVAKHLESHHQNIHFVVIGRDVSDVDQPLPANMTFVGFLPERKDFVKYLKNADIGLLPFPKQAVAGGARNKALDYFASKKLVISTPEGLRGLEEFRNLEHLIVTGYSTVEVADAILDAASNLDKYQPLVETAYALIKEKYSWYAKAQAVAEILQETGALIK, encoded by the coding sequence ATGAGTAAACGCTTATTAATTGTTTCCACCCTTGATTCCAGTCAACCATTCGGTTCTTTTGCAAGACCATTCTATCTAGGACAATATCTAGTTAAATATTTTGAGGTTTGTCAGGTTGGTTTAGATTGTTCAGCTGTGAACTACACACCTTCTGTGTCGATTGGCTCAAGAAGTTTGCTTGCATATATTAAGGTACTTCAAAAGTATGTAGACGAGTTTCATCCAGATGTCGTGTATGCACAAGAAACGCTACCTGGATTGGCATCTGTTATTGCGTTGACACTTAGAAAACAGAAGAATTGCTCTGTTGTATTGGATTTTCATACTTTTTCTGCCAATGAATATTGGAGTCGCTTGTCTTCTGTTGCCAATCCATTAAAGGAATTTCTGCTCTTTATTAAGACATATATTGCTCAGGGAGTACTAGTATTATCTGGTAATCCCATTATTGCTGCAGGTGAATCAACTCCCAGGCTGATCTCACAATGGTATGGCAGGAAACCCAACAAAATTTACTGTATAGGCAATGGTGTTGCTGAAGACCTACTGAACGAACAGTTTACTCCTACTACAGACCCGTATCTAGAATTACGACCAGCCAAGATAGTAGTAGTTGTTGCTCCTAAAACTTTTCAGTTTCCAAGCAATGATATGTCTGTATTAATGGCTATCGAAGTTGCTAAACACCTTGAATCTCATCATCAAAATATTCACTTTGTGGTGATTGGTCGTGATGTTAGCGATGTTGACCAACCATTACCAGCAAATATGACTTTTGTTGGTTTCTTGCCAGAGCGAAAAGATTTTGTTAAATATCTCAAAAATGCAGATATAGGTCTTCTACCATTTCCAAAGCAAGCTGTTGCAGGTGGAGCTCGCAATAAAGCATTAGATTATTTCGCCAGCAAAAAATTAGTTATCTCAACTCCAGAGGGTTTAAGGGGGCTAGAAGAATTCCGTAATCTAGAGCATCTTATTGTTACAGGATACTCGACTGTAGAGGTGGCTGATGCCATACTAGACGCAGCCTCTAACTTGGATAAATATCAGCCACTTGTAGAAACAGCATATGCTCTAATTAAGGAAAAATATTCTTGGTATGCAAAAGCACAAGCAGTTGCTGAAATTTTGCAAGAGACAGGGGCATTGATCAAATGA
- a CDS encoding exostosin domain-containing protein, whose translation MKLKLFSDPRYLPEGVYPVTLIQPFWSEYTEKFHLENREYYIPPWDKLISNYAKISDSLFEITSLKEADFAVLPFDWLHVSGNTWTAKTNKSAYALAIEFVQMVKQAEKPIIIFYCGDRSHEYIPIQDAFIFRQSLIGARRQSNEFVMTALYEDLVEYYQENKLTIRQKQQKPVVGFDGCADQGNWSIKFKDLIRQGVMLASGGETFPPYEGHRLRNQALKYFSNSPLVETNFKIRDKMAFFEAKEPEEKLKVRLEYVQNMAESDYILCCRGRGNFSLRFYETLCCGRIPIFVDTDCALPYDFRIDWKKYCVWIDTKDLPQIAEKVAEFHNQLSPEQFIELQYECRQVWKDWLSYEGFFANLWQHF comes from the coding sequence ATGAAACTAAAGTTATTTTCAGATCCGCGTTATCTTCCTGAAGGAGTTTATCCTGTTACTCTCATCCAACCTTTTTGGTCAGAATATACAGAAAAATTTCACTTAGAAAACCGAGAGTATTATATTCCTCCTTGGGATAAGTTGATCTCTAATTATGCAAAAATAAGTGACTCTTTGTTTGAAATTACTTCGTTAAAAGAAGCAGATTTTGCTGTTTTACCTTTTGACTGGTTACACGTCTCAGGGAACACATGGACAGCTAAGACAAATAAATCAGCATATGCTTTAGCTATTGAGTTTGTCCAAATGGTTAAGCAAGCTGAAAAACCAATTATTATTTTCTATTGCGGCGATCGCTCCCATGAATACATTCCCATTCAGGATGCTTTTATTTTTCGTCAGTCCCTCATAGGCGCTAGAAGGCAGTCTAATGAATTTGTCATGACTGCACTATACGAAGACTTGGTTGAATATTACCAAGAAAATAAATTAACTATACGCCAGAAGCAACAAAAGCCTGTTGTGGGATTTGATGGTTGTGCCGATCAAGGCAATTGGTCAATAAAGTTTAAGGATTTAATTCGTCAAGGAGTAATGCTGGCAAGTGGTGGAGAAACTTTTCCCCCCTATGAAGGACATCGCTTGCGAAACCAAGCTTTAAAGTATTTTAGCAATAGCCCTTTAGTTGAAACCAATTTTAAAATTCGCGACAAAATGGCATTTTTTGAAGCTAAAGAACCTGAGGAAAAGCTGAAAGTGCGTCTTGAATACGTGCAAAATATGGCTGAGAGTGACTATATACTTTGCTGTCGTGGTCGAGGAAACTTTTCTCTCAGATTTTATGAAACATTGTGTTGTGGACGCATTCCGATCTTTGTTGATACTGATTGTGCTTTACCTTATGACTTCAGAATTGACTGGAAAAAATATTGTGTTTGGATAGACACAAAAGACTTGCCACAGATTGCTGAGAAAGTGGCAGAGTTTCACAATCAACTTTCACCAGAGCAATTCATAGAACTGCAATATGAGTGTAGGCAAGTATGGAAAGATTGGTTATCTTATGAAGGATTCTTTGCCAACTTATGGCAGCATTTTTAG
- a CDS encoding exostosin domain-containing protein has protein sequence MKLKIFSDFQYLPKASRPVTILQPFWSSPSENDVAPWSKSVVHYANISHSLFEITSLEKADFAILPFDWLDVRGNTWTAKINSSVMSLGIQFAEIVQQAKKPLVVFFASDCSHEEIPIKDAFVFRQSLLASKRRPGDFAMNAVYEDLIEHYHENELPIRKKRAKPVVGFNGYAHKSTWNVKLKELIHKGVMLKNGGTSFSPYRGHKLRMEAIEYLSKSSEIETNFVVRENMAFFEANDLQQKLKLRLEYVRNIVDSDYILCCRGRGNFSIRLFEALCCGRIPIFIDTDCVLPYDFKIDWKKYCVWVDSKDLPQIAQRVVEFHNNLSPQEFLDLQYECRKLWKECLSTEGFLTNFWQHFQENTFKIMM, from the coding sequence ATGAAATTAAAGATATTTTCAGATTTCCAGTACCTGCCCAAAGCTTCACGCCCTGTCACCATACTTCAACCCTTTTGGTCTTCCCCTTCTGAAAATGATGTAGCTCCTTGGTCGAAGTCTGTAGTTCATTATGCAAACATAAGTCACTCTTTGTTTGAAATAACCTCACTAGAAAAGGCAGACTTTGCCATTTTACCTTTTGACTGGTTAGATGTTAGAGGAAATACATGGACTGCTAAAATTAATAGCTCGGTCATGTCCTTAGGAATTCAGTTTGCAGAAATAGTGCAGCAAGCAAAAAAGCCATTGGTTGTCTTTTTTGCTAGCGATTGTTCACATGAAGAAATTCCTATTAAAGATGCTTTCGTATTCCGTCAATCGCTATTAGCTTCTAAAAGGCGACCTGGTGACTTCGCCATGAATGCAGTTTATGAAGACTTGATTGAGCACTATCATGAAAATGAGCTTCCCATTCGCAAAAAAAGAGCAAAGCCCGTCGTTGGGTTTAATGGTTATGCCCACAAATCTACTTGGAATGTCAAACTTAAGGAACTTATCCATAAGGGTGTAATGCTGAAAAATGGTGGAACATCCTTTTCACCATATAGAGGACACAAGCTACGAATGGAGGCTATAGAGTATCTAAGCAAAAGTTCAGAAATTGAGACAAACTTTGTAGTTCGAGAAAATATGGCATTCTTTGAAGCCAACGATCTACAGCAAAAGCTGAAACTACGTCTGGAATATGTACGTAATATTGTAGATAGCGATTATATTCTCTGCTGTCGTGGTCGGGGAAACTTTTCAATACGACTGTTTGAAGCGCTATGCTGTGGACGCATTCCAATTTTCATTGATACAGATTGTGTTTTACCCTATGACTTTAAAATTGATTGGAAAAAGTATTGCGTTTGGGTAGATAGTAAAGATTTACCGCAGATTGCACAGAGAGTTGTTGAGTTTCACAATAATCTTTCACCTCAAGAATTTTTAGATTTACAGTATGAGTGTCGGAAGCTATGGAAAGAGTGCTTATCCACCGAAGGATTTTTAACTAACTTTTGGCAGCATTTTCAAGAAAATACTTTCAAAATAATGATGTGA
- a CDS encoding thioredoxin family protein has product MAVKQSFENFEELLSSSKLPLLVVFDAPWCGPSHLMDAILEQVNHQMKQQLEIVRIDSEKYPDLASRFQVHPLPTLLLFKNGQLVARIEEERAENLMPAKRLIQHLQNLLS; this is encoded by the coding sequence ATGGCAGTTAAGCAAAGTTTTGAAAACTTTGAAGAGCTGTTATCTAGCTCAAAATTACCACTGTTGGTAGTTTTCGATGCTCCTTGGTGTGGTCCTTCTCATCTTATGGACGCGATATTGGAGCAAGTGAATCATCAGATGAAACAACAACTTGAGATTGTCAGAATTGATAGTGAAAAATATCCTGACCTGGCTTCTCGGTTTCAAGTTCATCCCTTACCAACCCTGCTATTGTTTAAAAATGGTCAGCTTGTCGCACGCATTGAGGAAGAGCGAGCCGAGAATTTAATGCCAGCCAAACGCCTTATTCAACATCTGCAAAATCTGCTTTCATAG
- a CDS encoding endo-1,4-beta-xylanase produces the protein MPNKRLVTRRQALWLSLAGLTGIGAIAIAKAGYQSYQIRSLDNLKRNFKVIKYTPLKKRAAAKGLIYGAAAVKDVLSSDTAFANRFAQECGILVPNGELKWSALRPTPNRFDFTSGDWLVKFARTHGMLFRGHTLVWHESLPRWFKEVINRQNAEKFFVEHIATVTKHYAGQIHSWDVVNEAIEPKHKRSDGLRNTPWLKFLGLDYIELAFRVAAQADPKALMVYNETGLEYDTPRDEARRTAVLKLLERLKSRGTPLHAFGIQSHLLGSETNFNPKKLRKFLADVASLDLKILVTELDVTDKDLPKDPKIRDRIVASAYEDYLSVVLDEKAVIAVLTWGLSDRDTWLSQYAPRRDGAPVRPLPFDSNLQPKLAWNAMARAFDKAPKR, from the coding sequence ATGCCCAATAAAAGATTAGTAACTAGGCGACAAGCCTTATGGCTGAGCCTAGCGGGTCTCACTGGCATAGGGGCGATCGCGATCGCTAAAGCTGGATATCAAAGTTACCAAATCCGATCGCTCGACAACCTTAAAAGGAACTTTAAAGTAATTAAATACACTCCTTTGAAAAAGCGTGCCGCTGCTAAAGGATTAATTTATGGAGCAGCAGCTGTTAAAGATGTACTCTCCTCGGATACTGCTTTTGCAAACCGCTTTGCTCAAGAGTGCGGCATTTTGGTTCCAAATGGAGAACTAAAGTGGTCAGCTTTGCGTCCCACTCCAAATAGATTTGACTTTACCTCTGGTGATTGGTTGGTTAAGTTTGCCCGCACTCATGGGATGCTTTTTCGGGGACATACTTTAGTTTGGCATGAAAGTCTACCTCGATGGTTTAAGGAAGTTATTAACCGTCAGAATGCGGAAAAATTTTTTGTGGAACATATTGCTACTGTTACCAAACACTATGCTGGGCAAATACACTCTTGGGATGTGGTAAATGAGGCAATTGAACCAAAACATAAACGCTCTGACGGTTTGAGAAACACACCTTGGTTAAAATTTTTAGGTTTAGACTATATTGAGCTTGCCTTTCGGGTTGCAGCCCAAGCCGATCCAAAAGCTTTGATGGTCTACAACGAAACAGGGCTGGAATATGACACCCCTAGAGACGAAGCCAGGAGAACTGCGGTTCTGAAACTGCTAGAGCGTTTGAAATCTAGAGGAACACCACTTCATGCCTTTGGCATACAGTCCCATTTATTGGGTTCAGAAACCAATTTCAATCCCAAAAAACTACGAAAGTTTTTAGCCGATGTCGCCAGTCTCGATCTAAAAATTCTGGTTACTGAACTAGATGTAACAGACAAAGACTTACCAAAAGATCCTAAGATTCGCGATCGCATAGTTGCCAGTGCCTATGAAGACTATCTATCAGTTGTGCTAGATGAAAAAGCCGTGATAGCAGTATTAACTTGGGGATTGAGCGATCGCGACACCTGGCTTTCACAATATGCCCCCCGCCGGGATGGTGCGCCAGTACGTCCTTTACCATTTGACTCAAATCTCCAACCCAAGCTTGCATGGAATGCTATGGCAAGAGCGTTTGACAAAGCTCCCAAGCGTTGA